Proteins co-encoded in one Spirosoma endbachense genomic window:
- the hisD gene encoding histidinol dehydrogenase produces MNIIPFPKRTEWPDLLARPVQSTQQIEAAVAPILEQVRTGGDAALIELAQKFDKIDLSATGLEIPVSELDAAESELSDELKAAIRQAYQNIRTFHERQKQPIEKIETMPGVVCWRRSVGIEKVGLYIPGGTAPLFSTVLMLGVPAQLAGCRDVVLCTPSNNPAIYFAAKLVGVTKVFRIGGAQAIAAMAYGTETVPQVYKIFGPGNQYVTAAKMLVAKEGMAIDMPAGPSEVAVYADDSAVPAFVAADLLSQAEHGADSQVLLVSTSKRLIELVNLVLPTQLSRLSRRDLAAKALANSKAILVDTQEEAIDLLNAYAAEHLILSIKNAETVAEQIVNAGSIFLGNYTPESAGDYASGTNHTLPTNGFARAYSGVSLDSFVKKITVQHITPEGLQNLGPVVEAMAEAESLDAHKRAVSLRLASLAEINPV; encoded by the coding sequence ATGAACATTATTCCTTTTCCCAAACGCACCGAATGGCCTGATTTGCTGGCCCGCCCTGTGCAGTCAACGCAGCAGATCGAAGCGGCCGTTGCTCCGATTCTGGAACAGGTACGCACTGGGGGCGATGCAGCACTGATCGAACTGGCTCAGAAGTTCGACAAGATTGACTTGTCTGCCACTGGCCTCGAAATTCCCGTTTCTGAACTCGATGCCGCTGAATCGGAATTGAGCGATGAACTGAAAGCTGCTATTCGTCAGGCATACCAGAACATTCGCACGTTTCATGAGCGGCAAAAGCAACCGATTGAAAAAATCGAGACCATGCCGGGTGTCGTGTGCTGGCGCCGGAGCGTGGGCATTGAGAAAGTGGGCCTATATATTCCGGGAGGGACTGCTCCCCTGTTCAGCACGGTTCTTATGCTGGGTGTTCCGGCACAACTGGCCGGTTGCCGTGACGTTGTACTCTGCACACCCAGCAATAACCCTGCTATTTATTTTGCAGCCAAACTGGTCGGCGTTACGAAGGTATTCCGCATTGGTGGTGCACAAGCTATTGCAGCAATGGCCTACGGAACAGAAACTGTTCCGCAGGTTTACAAAATCTTCGGGCCGGGCAATCAATACGTGACGGCAGCCAAGATGCTGGTCGCCAAAGAAGGGATGGCTATTGATATGCCCGCCGGACCAAGCGAAGTAGCGGTTTATGCCGACGATTCGGCAGTTCCGGCCTTCGTCGCGGCTGACCTGTTGTCTCAGGCCGAACATGGCGCTGATAGTCAGGTGCTGTTGGTTTCGACCAGCAAACGCCTTATTGAGCTTGTCAATCTGGTACTTCCTACGCAATTGAGCCGACTCTCCCGTCGCGATCTGGCGGCCAAAGCATTAGCAAACAGCAAGGCAATTCTGGTCGATACGCAGGAAGAAGCCATTGATTTATTGAATGCTTATGCGGCTGAACACCTGATTTTAAGTATCAAAAATGCCGAGACGGTGGCGGAGCAGATTGTCAATGCCGGTTCGATTTTTCTGGGAAACTACACGCCCGAATCAGCGGGAGACTACGCATCGGGAACGAACCACACGCTGCCCACCAACGGTTTTGCGCGGGCCTACAGTGGGGTTTCACTGGATAGTTTTGTCAAGAAAATCACGGTGCAGCACATTACTCCCGAAGGATTACAGAATCTGGGACCAGTTGTCGAAGCCATGGCCGAAGCAGAATCGCTCGATGCTCATAAGCGGGCCGTAAGTTTGCGGTTGGCTAGCCTGGCAGAAATAAATCCGGTCTGA
- a CDS encoding aminotransferase class V-fold PLP-dependent enzyme, with protein MLDLSALRADTPGVQHVIHVNNAGAALMPKPVIDAITGHIMLEAERGGYEAAELRKEAIQGFYQSTAELLNTTADHIAATANATDAYSRALSSIPFERGDVIVTTINDYVSNQIAFLSLQKRFGVKVVRAVDDPLGGVSVNDMAQKIKTLRPKLVAVTHIPTNSGLIQPVEAIGQLCQEYDVFYLVDACQSVGQLPVDVTQIHCDFLTATCRKFLRGPRGMGFLYVSDNVLASKLSPLFIDLRGASWESADKFTPVSTAQRFEDWEFPYALVLGAAEANRYALNIGLGNIARRNTELIELLSTQLADLPAVRLLDQGERLASILTLVTERRSAVEIKNALQAERINTSLSPREAAILDFDHKGMTTTALRISPHYYNTEDEIHTLVETLKRILA; from the coding sequence ATGCTTGATCTTTCCGCTCTCCGCGCCGATACGCCCGGCGTTCAGCATGTCATTCACGTAAATAATGCCGGAGCAGCGCTCATGCCAAAGCCGGTTATTGACGCCATTACTGGCCACATCATGCTTGAAGCTGAACGAGGTGGGTATGAAGCGGCTGAACTGCGAAAAGAGGCCATTCAGGGATTTTATCAGTCTACAGCTGAACTACTGAACACAACTGCCGATCACATTGCGGCCACGGCGAATGCAACGGATGCCTACTCCCGGGCATTGTCTTCGATTCCGTTTGAGCGGGGCGATGTGATAGTAACCACGATCAACGACTACGTCTCAAACCAGATAGCGTTCCTGTCGTTACAGAAGCGGTTCGGCGTTAAAGTTGTTCGGGCCGTAGATGACCCGCTGGGCGGTGTTTCGGTCAATGACATGGCGCAGAAAATAAAGACGCTACGCCCTAAACTGGTTGCCGTTACACACATTCCGACCAATTCGGGCCTGATCCAGCCGGTAGAAGCCATTGGGCAGTTGTGCCAGGAATACGATGTGTTTTATCTGGTCGATGCCTGCCAATCAGTTGGGCAATTGCCTGTAGATGTGACCCAGATTCATTGCGATTTTCTCACTGCTACCTGCCGAAAGTTCCTGCGTGGGCCGCGTGGAATGGGATTTCTATACGTTTCCGACAATGTATTGGCCAGCAAGCTCTCGCCTTTGTTTATTGATCTGCGCGGTGCTTCCTGGGAATCTGCCGACAAATTTACACCTGTCTCAACAGCTCAACGCTTTGAGGATTGGGAGTTTCCGTATGCCCTGGTTCTGGGGGCGGCCGAAGCCAATCGGTATGCCCTGAACATCGGACTTGGAAACATTGCCCGGCGTAATACCGAACTAATTGAGCTGTTGTCTACTCAACTGGCAGACCTGCCAGCAGTACGACTACTGGACCAGGGCGAACGGTTGGCGAGTATACTTACGCTGGTCACGGAGCGCCGGTCGGCCGTTGAGATAAAAAATGCGCTACAGGCTGAACGCATCAATACCTCGCTCAGCCCCCGCGAAGCCGCTATTCTGGACTTCGATCATAAAGGAATGACAACGACTGCCCTGCGTATTTCGCCCCATTACTATAATACCGAAGACGAAATTCATACGCTGGTCGAAACCTTGAAACGAATTCTGGCATGA
- a CDS encoding peptide deformylase: MKHLADLLLLGDPRLYETCEPVLESELPLVSGWVADLHTVMEEIRAKYQFGRGIAAPQLGIMKRLIYLNVDWPQVIINPEFVSVSAETDELWDDCMSFPNLLVRVRRHRNLTLSYRDENWQSQVWTVTDWGLSELVQHEYDHLNGVLCTMRAIDAHSFRWRPTPDTN; the protein is encoded by the coding sequence ATGAAACACCTCGCTGACCTTTTACTGTTAGGCGACCCGCGTCTGTATGAAACCTGCGAACCTGTTCTGGAGTCGGAATTGCCGCTGGTTTCAGGCTGGGTGGCTGATTTACATACAGTAATGGAGGAAATTCGGGCTAAATATCAGTTCGGACGGGGCATTGCAGCACCGCAGTTAGGTATTATGAAACGGTTGATTTACCTGAATGTCGATTGGCCCCAAGTCATCATTAATCCCGAATTTGTTTCGGTTAGCGCCGAAACCGATGAACTTTGGGACGATTGCATGAGTTTCCCAAACTTACTGGTTCGTGTACGCCGACACCGCAATCTTACGTTGTCGTATCGGGATGAGAACTGGCAATCGCAAGTATGGACTGTAACGGATTGGGGATTATCGGAGTTAGTTCAGCACGAATACGACCATCTGAACGGCGTCCTTTGCACAATGCGTGCCATCGACGCCCATTCATTCCGTTGGCGACCAACACCCGATACGAATTAA
- the hisC gene encoding histidinol-phosphate transaminase, whose amino-acid sequence MFTLNTILRPHILTITPYSSARDEYTGKEGVFLDANENPLGSATPQGDYNRYPDPHQWAIKQKLAPIKGVRPSQIFLGNGSDEPIDLLVRATCTPGTDSILIMPPTYGMYEVSANINDVEIIKVPLTPDFQVDLDAVIGSITPKTKLIWLCSPNNPSGNLLQADAIRTILDVADHSLVIVDEAYIDFADTPSWTSELDSYPNLVVLQTFSKAWGLAALRLGMCFGSEELISVMNKIKPPYNISAPTQALALEALTREAEKDNMVTKILAERTILAENLRSLPFVEVIHPSDANFLLVQFDDAKATFEYLINQQVIVRDRSKVKLCDGCLRISVGTTAENERLLETLRRMTTEDPATKSTLVSNS is encoded by the coding sequence ATGTTTACTCTCAATACTATCCTTCGGCCTCATATCCTGACTATTACGCCTTACTCATCGGCCCGCGACGAGTATACGGGAAAAGAGGGCGTATTTCTGGATGCAAACGAAAATCCGCTGGGTTCAGCCACGCCACAGGGCGATTACAATCGGTATCCGGACCCGCACCAGTGGGCTATCAAACAGAAACTGGCTCCCATAAAGGGCGTTCGACCCAGTCAGATTTTTCTGGGAAATGGCTCCGATGAACCCATCGACCTGCTCGTTCGGGCGACCTGCACACCCGGTACAGATTCGATTCTGATTATGCCGCCAACCTATGGGATGTATGAAGTTTCGGCCAATATCAATGACGTTGAGATTATCAAAGTCCCATTGACACCCGATTTTCAGGTGGATTTAGATGCCGTGATAGGGTCAATCACCCCAAAGACGAAGCTCATCTGGCTATGTTCACCAAATAATCCGTCGGGTAATCTACTCCAGGCCGATGCGATCCGAACAATTCTCGACGTTGCCGACCACTCGCTGGTGATTGTCGACGAAGCCTATATCGACTTTGCCGACACCCCTTCCTGGACAAGCGAACTGGACAGCTACCCCAATCTGGTTGTTCTTCAAACGTTCTCAAAAGCATGGGGACTGGCGGCCTTACGATTAGGCATGTGCTTCGGGTCGGAGGAGTTGATCAGTGTGATGAACAAAATTAAACCGCCTTACAATATATCAGCTCCCACACAGGCGTTGGCGCTCGAAGCCCTTACCCGTGAAGCTGAAAAGGATAATATGGTTACTAAGATTTTGGCCGAACGAACGATTTTGGCCGAAAATCTGCGTTCTTTGCCATTTGTTGAGGTTATTCACCCATCTGATGCGAACTTTTTGCTGGTTCAATTTGATGATGCAAAAGCAACATTCGAGTATCTGATTAACCAGCAGGTCATTGTTCGTGACCGTTCGAAGGTGAAGTTATGTGATGGTTGCCTGCGTATTTCAGTGGGAACAACTGCCGAAAATGAGCGTCTTTTAGAAACGCTTCGGCGCATGACTACTGAAGATCCGGCCACCAAATCGACATTAGTATCAAATTCGTAG
- a CDS encoding UvrD-helicase domain-containing protein: MFKIYSSSAGSGKTYTLTKEYLKLALRPNEQDGYFRHILAVTFTNAAANEMKNRILERLADIAGGKELPLLDELVIELYGVHAASESAFDIAKADLRRKADSVFKTILHRYADFSVTTIDSFTQRVVMAFTDELGFPYSFEVELDTDEVLELAIDNLIEKAGTDEMDEITTILSEYYTHTAAEGKSWNQLPELLKEFGKNLTSDQFYEAVNAAQELSPGALRNIRTQLLNHNQEVETAIIGHGQRAWKLISDAGLDETDFSYGASGVGGYLKAIAEGNAKKEAGIRVHNALNNGDWYGKKTPLPVQAMIDGMAAELCDCIAQINTIRDANGRQVILFDCLLPHLQKLALLKQMRIEFDDLLRKDGRVHISEFNKKILSIVASEPVPFLYERLGTKYNHILIDEFQDTSRLQFANLLPLIENSLGAEHFNLAVGDGKQAIYRFRGGDMDQIVALHRKDLEGLKLAHNPGSWTADRIDMLDGHLQDEMLDTNWRSAEPIVRFNNDFFEFTARKFEHQYPKLADVFDNEQQFHQKAQPDARKAGHVQIDFVAKHEDDEADLTALMLDQTITHLEQALADGYGYGDIAILCRKKAHAKALANELNARRIPLVSADSLSLEFSEPVKWIVTLMQLLQQPDQKMLRYELLYLFHRVVRGVFPDDALTEELQGVAEGDSLGVYAYLTAQGYPLDPYVLGQLNPYELAERLTAQFNLFSQAEHNPFLFRFLDEVLTFNQKRSGHLSDFLVYWDSVRQKVSVEGNALNAVSIQTIHRSKGLEFPVVIIPFANWKVEPINDSTIWLDLSEIRTDMLTHENGLGKLTRLTSAPANTTSKLRGAPESIAAQYEEELTRTFLENMNLLYVAFTRPTDRLYIISEAKDFSKGQQNTISHWLHAFLRDSEVARTCGCAWQDGQLSYEISLCADAFTHQKVEEDIDEILLDDVISGHRGQDLQLRRQAERVFDVATFERTRERDRKLCAALSLIKGPESIDRTLRQLVSEGLVRNAECADLKQALTAIISHSSLAPLFDPTLRIDTDRSILSNKRIHGAPHRVVYYPDGSVVLVQYESLPGLSSDSTLAQTPNPTDSLKYFTSLYRDMGFPEVEGRLVYLADEPTVVRVT, encoded by the coding sequence ATGTTCAAGATTTATAGTTCTTCGGCCGGGTCGGGCAAAACGTACACGCTCACCAAAGAATACCTCAAGCTGGCCCTACGGCCAAATGAGCAGGACGGGTATTTCCGGCATATTCTGGCAGTAACATTTACGAATGCGGCTGCCAATGAAATGAAGAATCGAATTCTTGAACGCCTGGCCGACATTGCCGGAGGCAAGGAATTACCGCTGTTGGACGAGTTAGTCATTGAGCTATATGGCGTTCATGCAGCCAGCGAGTCTGCTTTTGACATCGCCAAGGCCGATCTTCGTCGAAAAGCAGACTCGGTTTTCAAGACTATTCTGCACCGATACGCCGATTTCAGCGTCACCACTATCGATTCGTTCACGCAGCGCGTCGTTATGGCATTTACGGATGAACTAGGCTTCCCCTATTCGTTCGAGGTAGAGTTAGATACCGACGAAGTACTCGAACTAGCCATCGATAATCTCATCGAGAAGGCCGGTACCGACGAAATGGACGAGATTACGACCATTTTGAGTGAGTATTATACCCATACCGCTGCCGAGGGCAAAAGCTGGAACCAACTTCCTGAGTTGCTGAAAGAGTTTGGCAAAAACCTAACGTCCGACCAGTTCTACGAAGCCGTTAATGCCGCTCAGGAATTATCGCCGGGCGCTTTACGAAACATCCGAACCCAGTTACTGAACCACAACCAGGAAGTTGAAACTGCCATTATCGGACACGGGCAACGAGCCTGGAAACTAATTTCCGACGCGGGACTCGACGAAACCGACTTCAGTTATGGAGCCAGTGGTGTAGGTGGCTATTTAAAAGCCATCGCCGAAGGCAACGCAAAAAAAGAAGCCGGAATACGCGTCCACAATGCCCTCAATAATGGCGACTGGTACGGCAAGAAAACGCCGTTGCCTGTTCAGGCTATGATTGATGGTATGGCGGCAGAACTGTGCGACTGCATCGCGCAAATCAATACCATACGGGATGCAAACGGTCGGCAGGTAATTCTGTTCGATTGCCTGTTGCCACACCTCCAGAAGCTCGCCCTCCTGAAGCAGATGCGGATTGAGTTCGATGATCTGTTACGTAAAGATGGGCGGGTACATATTTCAGAGTTCAACAAGAAAATTCTGAGCATTGTCGCATCGGAACCAGTGCCGTTTCTTTACGAACGGCTTGGCACCAAATACAATCATATTCTGATCGACGAGTTTCAGGATACATCGCGCTTGCAGTTTGCGAACCTTCTGCCATTGATCGAAAATTCCCTGGGTGCCGAACATTTCAACCTGGCCGTTGGCGATGGGAAACAGGCCATTTATCGCTTCCGGGGTGGCGATATGGATCAAATTGTGGCCCTGCACCGGAAAGACCTTGAGGGACTCAAACTGGCCCATAATCCAGGCTCGTGGACGGCCGACCGGATCGATATGCTCGATGGGCACTTACAGGATGAAATGCTCGATACGAACTGGCGCAGTGCCGAGCCGATTGTTCGATTCAACAATGACTTTTTTGAGTTCACAGCCCGGAAATTCGAACACCAGTACCCAAAACTCGCCGACGTATTCGACAATGAACAGCAGTTTCACCAGAAAGCCCAGCCAGACGCCCGCAAAGCTGGTCATGTACAGATCGATTTCGTCGCAAAACATGAGGACGATGAGGCCGACCTTACAGCACTCATGCTCGATCAGACAATCACCCATCTGGAACAGGCGCTGGCAGATGGGTACGGATACGGCGATATTGCCATCCTCTGCCGCAAAAAAGCACATGCCAAAGCATTAGCCAATGAGCTGAATGCCAGGCGCATTCCGCTCGTCTCAGCGGATTCGCTATCGCTGGAATTCTCGGAGCCGGTCAAATGGATCGTTACGCTGATGCAGCTGCTTCAGCAACCTGACCAGAAAATGTTGCGCTACGAGCTCCTGTATCTCTTCCATCGGGTTGTTCGGGGTGTTTTTCCGGACGATGCCCTGACCGAAGAGCTTCAAGGGGTGGCCGAAGGTGATTCACTGGGGGTATATGCCTATCTGACCGCACAGGGGTATCCGCTTGACCCGTATGTGCTGGGGCAACTTAATCCCTATGAACTGGCCGAGCGATTAACCGCTCAGTTCAATTTATTCAGTCAGGCCGAACACAACCCCTTTTTGTTTCGGTTTCTGGATGAAGTCCTGACGTTCAATCAGAAGCGAAGCGGGCATCTCAGCGATTTTCTGGTTTACTGGGACAGCGTCCGTCAGAAAGTATCTGTAGAAGGAAACGCCCTCAACGCCGTTAGCATCCAGACCATCCACCGTTCCAAAGGACTCGAGTTTCCCGTCGTTATCATTCCGTTTGCCAACTGGAAAGTCGAACCCATCAACGACAGCACCATCTGGCTCGACCTGTCGGAAATTCGAACCGACATGCTCACCCACGAAAATGGGTTGGGCAAACTTACACGACTTACATCGGCCCCCGCCAATACAACCAGCAAGTTGCGTGGAGCCCCCGAATCGATTGCCGCTCAGTACGAAGAAGAACTGACACGTACGTTTCTGGAAAACATGAACCTGCTCTACGTAGCGTTCACCCGGCCAACCGACCGGCTTTATATTATCAGCGAGGCCAAAGACTTCAGTAAAGGCCAGCAAAATACCATTAGTCACTGGCTGCACGCTTTCCTGCGCGATAGTGAAGTTGCCCGTACCTGCGGCTGTGCCTGGCAGGATGGTCAATTGAGTTATGAAATCAGCCTGTGTGCCGATGCTTTCACGCATCAGAAGGTTGAGGAAGACATTGATGAAATTTTATTGGATGACGTCATTAGCGGCCATCGCGGGCAGGATTTACAACTTCGCCGACAGGCAGAACGCGTCTTCGATGTAGCTACGTTTGAACGAACGCGCGAACGGGATCGAAAACTCTGTGCCGCTTTGAGCCTGATCAAAGGCCCTGAAAGTATTGATCGAACACTCCGTCAGCTCGTCAGTGAAGGGCTGGTTCGCAACGCCGAATGTGCCGATTTAAAACAGGCACTAACCGCCATTATCTCACATTCTTCCTTAGCGCCCCTCTTCGACCCGACCCTGCGAATTGATACGGATCGCAGTATTTTGAGCAACAAACGTATTCATGGCGCCCCTCACCGCGTTGTTTATTATCCAGACGGTAGTGTTGTGCTGGTACAGTATGAATCACTACCCGGACTTTCGTCGGACTCTACCCTCGCCCAAACTCCGAACCCGACGGATTCATTAAAGTATTTTACAAGTTTATACCGTGACATGGGTTTCCCCGAAGTCGAAGGCCGGTTGGTTTATTTGGCTGATGAACCAACCGTTGTCCGAGTCACTTAA